In a genomic window of Nocardia fluminea:
- a CDS encoding universal stress protein gives MSRFRPEQDGDPGDRWHDAAIEQPHAHRDDRERLEGPLIVVGFDTSLASQHALAYAVGAAVRMRAGLLVAYISTLPNPTYLTSTVPMFGDIPFESEADQIAAAHHSATEILHDVAVLWSFTVRTGDAAAQLARLADNNNADVLVVGRTSSWLHRKIGSISARLLSRARCPVTVVP, from the coding sequence GTGAGTAGATTCCGGCCCGAACAAGACGGCGATCCTGGCGATCGGTGGCACGACGCCGCGATCGAGCAGCCGCACGCCCACCGCGACGACCGTGAGCGCTTGGAGGGCCCGTTGATCGTCGTCGGTTTCGACACCTCACTGGCCTCCCAGCACGCCCTCGCCTACGCCGTCGGCGCGGCTGTCCGCATGCGCGCGGGTCTGCTGGTCGCCTACATCAGCACCCTGCCCAACCCCACCTATCTAACTAGCACCGTGCCGATGTTCGGCGACATACCCTTCGAGTCCGAAGCCGATCAAATCGCCGCGGCTCACCACTCGGCTACCGAGATCCTCCATGACGTCGCGGTGCTCTGGTCGTTTACCGTACGTACCGGGGACGCCGCGGCCCAGCTGGCGCGGCTGGCCGACAATAACAACGCCGACGTCCTCGTTGTCGGCCGCACGAGCAGCTGGCTGCACCGCAAGATCGGCTCGATCTCGGCTCGGCTGCTCTCACGAGCTCGGTGTCCGGTCACCGTCGTGCCCTGA
- a CDS encoding DUF2249 domain-containing protein, whose amino-acid sequence MPDVDPELDVRKLSKPEKHPAIFVRFDALAIGGSFVLVNNHYPRHLREEFKVEVPGGYSWEVIEDGPRVWRVRIEKLASTALPRVLTDTTVLTSGQLDATGAVWTLPMRRRDLDSNIIRLAARERIDAHTGPDLDVLIHVLDGTGTLTTEMGEIELPPGGLVWLPRRSRRAFTAGPDGLRYLTVHQRRQGFVLDPVSASERTN is encoded by the coding sequence ATGCCCGACGTGGATCCCGAGCTCGACGTGCGGAAATTGAGTAAGCCTGAGAAGCATCCAGCAATTTTTGTGCGGTTCGACGCGCTGGCGATCGGCGGCTCATTCGTGCTGGTGAACAATCACTATCCGCGACATCTGCGCGAGGAGTTCAAGGTGGAGGTTCCCGGTGGGTACAGCTGGGAGGTGATCGAGGACGGGCCACGGGTGTGGCGGGTGCGGATCGAGAAGCTGGCCTCGACAGCGTTGCCGCGAGTGTTGACCGACACCACTGTGTTGACGTCAGGGCAGCTGGATGCAACCGGTGCGGTGTGGACGTTGCCGATGCGCCGACGCGACCTGGATTCCAACATCATCCGTCTGGCCGCTCGGGAGCGCATCGATGCACATACCGGGCCCGATCTGGACGTCTTGATCCACGTGCTCGACGGCACCGGCACCTTGACCACCGAGATGGGCGAGATCGAATTGCCCCCCGGGGGCCTGGTGTGGCTACCGCGCCGGTCGCGGCGCGCGTTCACCGCAGGCCCGGACGGGCTGCGGTATCTAACGGTGCATCAGCGCCGTCAAGGGTTTGTGCTCGACCCGGTCAGCGCGTCTGAGCGCACGAACTGA
- a CDS encoding cupin domain-containing protein, with amino-acid sequence MEKMSLTALAREQLELAGTASSGRSARTIYGGHEHVLRQTLIALAAGQRLDEHENPGEATVHVLHGRVRLTAGQNSWEGRSGDLLTVPNMRHSLEALDDAAVLLTVAKLG; translated from the coding sequence ATGGAGAAGATGTCCTTGACAGCCTTGGCGCGCGAGCAACTCGAGCTTGCCGGCACCGCATCGAGTGGTCGAAGCGCGCGCACGATCTACGGCGGTCATGAGCACGTTCTGCGCCAAACCTTGATCGCATTGGCGGCGGGACAACGTCTCGACGAGCACGAAAACCCGGGCGAGGCAACTGTTCACGTCCTACACGGACGGGTCCGGCTCACTGCAGGCCAGAACAGCTGGGAAGGTCGGTCTGGAGACCTGCTGACCGTGCCTAACATGCGCCATTCGCTGGAAGCCCTCGACGATGCGGCAGTGTTGCTGACCGTCGCGAAGCTGGGCTAG
- a CDS encoding DUF2798 domain-containing protein — MSSFKLRARAAGVVLPLRLSLLMTCLVSLISTLMSDSVNAVLWLRSWPIAFPIPLLVLPIVRRPTALLVRPARP, encoded by the coding sequence ATGTCTTCCTTCAAGCTTCGCGCCCGCGCCGCCGGTGTGGTTCTGCCACTGCGGCTTTCGCTGCTCATGACCTGTCTGGTCTCGCTGATCAGCACCCTCATGAGCGACAGCGTGAACGCCGTCCTGTGGCTGCGCTCCTGGCCGATCGCGTTCCCTATCCCGCTACTCGTTCTGCCGATCGTCCGCCGACCCACGGCGCTACTGGTCCGACCAGCACGTCCATGA
- a CDS encoding GNAT family N-acetyltransferase: protein MLIRTGGSADAAAIAALHTASWRIAYAGIFPDEYLDGPVDADHATRWRMLLSEPVTAGVFVAEEDSTVVGFAYFRPTENGRVLLDNLHAHPDAHGGGIGTGLIESGLSWSAATYPDRPVYLEVLTANTPAIKFYESRGWHRTGSGTVTFEAGFTVPEYEYTWQPTG from the coding sequence ATGCTGATTCGCACAGGTGGCTCCGCCGACGCTGCGGCCATCGCCGCTCTCCATACCGCCAGTTGGCGCATCGCCTACGCGGGCATCTTTCCTGACGAGTACCTCGACGGCCCGGTCGACGCGGATCACGCCACCCGGTGGCGCATGCTGTTGTCCGAGCCGGTCACGGCGGGTGTGTTCGTTGCCGAGGAAGACTCAACCGTCGTCGGGTTCGCCTATTTCCGTCCGACCGAAAATGGCAGAGTCCTACTCGACAACCTCCACGCACACCCCGATGCGCACGGCGGCGGTATCGGCACCGGCCTCATCGAGTCGGGCCTGAGCTGGTCGGCCGCTACCTACCCCGACCGCCCGGTCTACCTGGAGGTTCTTACTGCGAACACACCCGCCATCAAGTTCTACGAGAGTAGGGGCTGGCACCGAACCGGTTCCGGCACCGTCACATTCGAGGCGGGATTCACTGTCCCCGAATACGAGTACACCTGGCAGCCGACGGGGTGA
- a CDS encoding RrF2 family transcriptional regulator, which produces MQLTRFTDLGLRIVMRLAVAADGERPGSRSIADELSVSYAHATKVITRLSELGIVDARRGRGGGLAITELGHTASVGWLARRLEGDAEVVECDGANPCPLRAGCLLRSALRHAQEAFFESLDALTIADLTRAPTGTILLALPQPVGAVTRISSTIGK; this is translated from the coding sequence ATGCAGCTCACCCGCTTCACCGACCTCGGACTGCGGATTGTCATGCGGCTCGCTGTGGCCGCCGACGGTGAACGCCCCGGAAGCCGAAGCATCGCCGACGAACTGTCGGTGTCCTACGCACATGCGACGAAAGTGATCACCCGACTCTCCGAACTCGGCATCGTCGATGCACGACGCGGACGTGGAGGTGGCCTGGCCATCACCGAACTCGGGCACACCGCCTCGGTGGGATGGCTCGCGCGCCGCCTCGAAGGTGACGCGGAAGTGGTCGAATGCGACGGCGCCAATCCGTGCCCGCTGCGGGCGGGTTGCCTGCTGCGCTCGGCGCTGCGCCACGCCCAGGAAGCCTTCTTCGAGTCACTGGACGCTCTCACCATCGCAGACCTCACCCGGGCGCCCACCGGAACCATCCTGCTCGCCCTGCCCCAGCCGGTCGGCGCAGTCACCCGCATTTCTTCAACGATCGGAAAATGA
- a CDS encoding globin domain-containing protein, which produces MLSPTATEMIRATLPVVGAAIEDITTLFYRKMFAAHPELERDLFNRGNQKQGNQQKALAGAVAAFAALQLEPDQARVDLILSRIANKHASLGIEPAQYAIVHTHLFAAIAEVLGDAVTPEVAAAWDEVYWLMAQTLISMETGLYQAAGVAVGDVWRQVRVRDRRHESADTVSFVLASADGAPLPSFAPGQYLSVGVHLEDGARQIRQYSLSSAPSRDDWRITVKRVDARILANESVVPAGEVSNFLFHNVFEGDLLNVTTPFGDLVLHDDDAPLLLISAGIGCTPMMGMLSHLAETNDSRPVSVLHADRSPSNHAHRAELTELVERLPFAVMHRWYEDLGARRPEDGLRQGRADLGEITIAPGTRAYLCGPLPFMLGMREVLLAKDVAPENIHYEVFGPDSWATATV; this is translated from the coding sequence ATGCTCTCGCCCACTGCGACCGAGATGATCCGCGCGACCCTGCCCGTAGTCGGCGCCGCCATCGAAGACATCACAACGCTGTTCTACCGCAAGATGTTCGCTGCCCACCCCGAACTCGAACGCGACCTGTTCAACCGCGGAAACCAGAAGCAAGGCAACCAGCAGAAGGCGCTCGCCGGAGCCGTCGCCGCCTTTGCGGCTCTTCAATTGGAGCCCGATCAGGCCCGTGTCGATCTGATCCTGTCGAGAATTGCCAACAAGCACGCGTCGTTGGGAATCGAGCCCGCACAGTATGCGATCGTGCACACGCACCTGTTCGCGGCCATCGCCGAGGTGCTCGGTGACGCCGTCACCCCCGAGGTCGCTGCTGCCTGGGACGAGGTGTACTGGCTGATGGCGCAGACACTGATCTCGATGGAAACCGGGCTCTACCAGGCTGCAGGTGTCGCGGTAGGCGATGTCTGGCGTCAGGTGCGTGTTCGCGACCGCCGCCACGAGTCGGCCGATACGGTCTCCTTCGTGCTTGCCTCGGCAGACGGCGCACCCCTGCCTTCCTTTGCCCCGGGGCAATATCTGTCGGTGGGTGTCCATCTCGAAGATGGTGCACGGCAGATCCGTCAGTACAGTCTGTCCTCTGCACCCTCGCGCGATGACTGGCGGATCACCGTCAAGCGCGTGGACGCCCGGATCCTGGCGAACGAGTCGGTTGTCCCGGCTGGCGAAGTGTCGAACTTCTTGTTCCACAATGTTTTCGAAGGCGACCTGCTGAACGTCACCACGCCGTTCGGTGACCTGGTACTTCACGACGATGACGCGCCGTTGCTGCTGATCTCGGCCGGTATCGGCTGCACGCCGATGATGGGAATGCTCAGCCACCTCGCCGAAACCAATGACTCGCGTCCGGTCTCGGTGCTGCACGCCGACCGCTCACCCAGCAACCACGCTCACCGTGCCGAACTCACCGAACTGGTAGAACGCCTGCCGTTCGCGGTCATGCACCGCTGGTACGAGGACCTCGGCGCCCGCCGCCCCGAAGACGGCCTCCGGCAGGGCCGCGCCGACCTCGGTGAGATCACCATCGCACCCGGCACCCGGGCCTACCTGTGCGGTCCTCTGCCGTTCATGCTCGGCATGCGTGAGGTGCTGCTCGCCAAGGACGTGGCACCCGAGAACATCCATTACGAGGTCTTCGGTCCCGACAGCTGGGCGACTGCCACCGTGTGA
- a CDS encoding SigB/SigF/SigG family RNA polymerase sigma factor, with product MPTTATLPTYENPEPLFVHLALTDPRSREHDALRDQIIEICLPLAQNIARKYVGRGEIFDDLLQTARLGAVMAVDRYDVSTGSPFLGFAVPTIMGEVRRHFRDHIWPLHVPRREKELQGKVRVMTDELTRRLHRSPTAQELATELDVPVTDITRTLVAANAFQTRSLDTPARETDGDPSMTIAETFGDEDPRFQLAEDTITVAPLLAQLSSEDQQLLIWRFYDTLTQGEIAQHLGISQMSVSRKLTRLLGDLRAQTTDDHLTVAA from the coding sequence ATGCCCACCACCGCCACCCTCCCCACCTACGAAAACCCCGAACCCTTGTTCGTGCACCTGGCGCTGACCGACCCGCGCAGCCGCGAACACGACGCGCTGCGCGACCAGATCATCGAGATCTGCCTGCCGCTGGCCCAGAACATCGCCCGCAAGTACGTCGGCCGCGGCGAGATCTTCGACGACCTGCTCCAAACCGCGCGCCTCGGCGCGGTCATGGCAGTCGACCGCTACGACGTGAGTACCGGATCACCGTTTTTGGGTTTCGCGGTCCCCACCATCATGGGCGAAGTACGCAGACACTTCCGCGACCACATCTGGCCCTTGCACGTGCCGCGCCGCGAGAAGGAGCTCCAGGGCAAAGTCAGGGTGATGACCGACGAGTTGACCCGACGCCTGCACCGCTCCCCCACCGCTCAAGAACTCGCCACCGAACTCGATGTTCCGGTCACCGATATCACCCGCACCCTGGTGGCGGCCAACGCGTTCCAGACACGCAGCCTCGACACCCCCGCCCGCGAGACCGACGGCGATCCCAGCATGACGATCGCCGAGACCTTCGGCGACGAGGACCCCCGCTTCCAGCTGGCCGAAGACACGATCACCGTCGCACCCTTGTTGGCACAGTTGTCGTCCGAGGATCAGCAGCTGTTGATCTGGCGGTTTTACGACACACTCACCCAAGGCGAGATCGCCCAACACCTCGGCATCTCCCAGATGAGCGTGTCACGCAAACTCACCAGACTGCTGGGTGATCTGCGTGCGCAGACCACCGATGACCACCTCACGGTCGCGGCCTGA
- a CDS encoding ATP dependent DNA ligase, with product MLAKPVCKHGDSIYQPGRRSSAWTKVVSSLTTEAVIVGAVPGNGANTTTFGRLVLTAHTPAGVCAVLAGSGPASSRRIRAALDRVRRETSPLDDPPPTSVALTAWGFELVFVDIEYREISGDGLLRHPRFGWGLRLTVDR from the coding sequence ATGTTGGCCAAACCCGTATGCAAACACGGCGACTCGATCTACCAACCCGGCCGCCGCTCCTCGGCCTGGACGAAAGTGGTCTCGAGTCTCACAACCGAGGCCGTCATCGTCGGCGCGGTCCCCGGCAACGGCGCCAACACCACGACCTTCGGCCGCCTCGTCCTCACCGCCCACACCCCGGCGGGCGTCTGCGCTGTATTGGCGGGGTCGGGACCGGCTTCTTCGCGGCGTATCCGCGCCGCGCTGGACAGGGTGCGCCGCGAGACCAGTCCGCTCGATGACCCGCCGCCGACGTCGGTCGCGCTGACCGCGTGGGGGTTCGAACTGGTCTTCGTCGACATCGAGTACCGCGAGATCAGCGGCGACGGACTGCTACGCCATCCCAGATTTGGATGGGGTTTGAGACTGACCGTTGACCGTTGA
- a CDS encoding PucR family transcriptional regulator, giving the protein MSAAIPSTTADPPLAARILTNWPKLAEGMLALGLGATTPAAGLPDDHFSGEVLPAIYACGRAMLFALGENRDLTRAEVETFVAPVAERHAEDRFPLSILIEAIHGSAQAVLAAAAALAQPTEINELVAISSRALVLLMHINVVVTESYNDVEHSIYNAERAARRELCLALLRGQPTDELAARAATPVTDQYTVLAIQTVPDDQPGPTADLLARRRMRILHRALETLTNGTGLVTFDGANGIALLPEDADPNSTAALHAAMAADLAEQFGKPVFLANRVTVARADLPGAAEEVAELATLARLLGRPTGLYRIQDLLLEYQLTRPGPSRDQLAGLIAPLLSAPHLLEALEAHLRFGVDRKSASKYLHVHPNTFTYRLSRIGELTGMSPTDPNESRILAASLTIHHMYPPPVVAATQ; this is encoded by the coding sequence ATGTCAGCCGCTATACCGTCGACCACCGCAGATCCGCCCCTCGCCGCACGCATACTTACCAATTGGCCGAAGCTCGCTGAGGGGATGCTGGCTTTGGGTCTGGGTGCCACGACACCGGCAGCGGGCCTTCCGGACGACCACTTTTCCGGCGAAGTGCTGCCCGCCATTTATGCCTGCGGGCGGGCGATGTTGTTCGCTCTCGGTGAGAACCGCGACCTCACCCGAGCCGAGGTCGAGACCTTTGTCGCCCCGGTCGCGGAGCGTCACGCGGAGGACCGCTTTCCGCTGTCGATCCTCATCGAAGCCATCCACGGATCCGCCCAGGCGGTGTTGGCCGCGGCCGCCGCGCTCGCACAACCAACAGAGATCAATGAGCTGGTCGCGATCTCCTCACGCGCGCTTGTCCTGCTGATGCACATCAATGTCGTCGTGACAGAGTCCTACAACGATGTCGAGCACTCGATCTATAACGCCGAAAGAGCCGCTCGCCGAGAGCTGTGCCTGGCGCTGCTTCGTGGTCAGCCCACCGATGAACTGGCCGCTCGCGCCGCGACACCGGTGACCGACCAGTACACCGTCCTCGCGATCCAGACCGTGCCCGATGACCAACCCGGCCCGACAGCGGATCTGCTGGCACGGCGACGGATGAGGATCCTGCATCGGGCGCTGGAAACGCTCACCAACGGAACCGGGTTGGTCACGTTCGACGGCGCCAACGGGATCGCGCTGTTGCCAGAGGACGCCGACCCGAACAGCACCGCGGCACTGCACGCTGCGATGGCGGCAGATCTCGCCGAGCAGTTCGGCAAGCCGGTCTTCCTCGCCAACCGGGTCACCGTCGCGCGAGCTGACCTGCCCGGCGCGGCAGAAGAAGTCGCTGAGCTCGCGACTCTCGCCCGTCTTCTCGGACGACCCACGGGCCTGTATCGGATCCAAGATCTACTACTCGAATACCAACTCACCCGCCCCGGCCCATCACGCGACCAACTCGCCGGACTCATCGCTCCGCTGCTCAGCGCCCCCCACCTGCTCGAAGCGCTGGAGGCGCATCTGCGTTTCGGGGTCGACCGAAAATCGGCCTCGAAATACCTGCATGTGCACCCCAACACCTTCACCTACCGGCTGAGCCGAATCGGTGAACTCACCGGGATGAGTCCGACAGACCCGAACGAATCACGCATTCTGGCGGCGTCACTGACGATCCACCACATGTACCCGCCGCCGGTCGTCGCCGCGACCCAGTAA
- a CDS encoding esterase/lipase family protein produces MKQHMRRSVVAAALIVGVAVGHGLAATPAIAEPAPTADLQSLADAISEGLKPSPDGRQPQAIVDSGGSSGSGSGSSGSGSGSASGSASGSSSGYGHSTAAAPTGQGPELTAPLAAFAYGLVSPDVAPAGANNWDCKPSAAHPRPVVLLHGTWLNAFDTFSYLSPQLARAGFCVFALNFGRSGLIEGGGVGAILPGRYGVGPIEKSSVQVADFIDRVRTTTGADKVDIVGHSQGGTVANHYLKFEGGADKVDKLVTYGATHHGTTLMGIATLGRAINNLGIDVLGFGEPIIGIANIQQTVGSPFYATLNAKGDTVPGVDYTAVASRWDEVTNPYDLAFLKAGEGATVRNITLQEGCEQDLSDHLTLMYSPRSASIALNALDPVNHPALNCSFNPWLIGGSGKL; encoded by the coding sequence ATGAAGCAGCACATGCGCCGGTCCGTTGTGGCCGCCGCGCTCATCGTGGGAGTCGCCGTCGGGCACGGACTCGCAGCCACACCCGCCATCGCAGAGCCCGCGCCCACCGCGGACTTGCAGTCTCTGGCCGACGCGATCAGCGAGGGGCTCAAGCCTTCGCCGGACGGCAGACAACCTCAGGCGATCGTCGACTCGGGCGGTAGCTCGGGCAGCGGTTCCGGCAGTTCGGGCAGTGGATCAGGCAGCGCGTCCGGGAGCGCCTCGGGCAGCAGTTCCGGGTATGGACACAGCACGGCCGCAGCGCCTACCGGTCAGGGCCCGGAACTGACCGCCCCGCTCGCCGCCTTCGCCTACGGGCTGGTCAGCCCCGATGTCGCCCCCGCGGGCGCGAACAACTGGGATTGCAAGCCCAGCGCTGCTCATCCTCGCCCGGTGGTGCTGTTGCACGGCACCTGGCTCAACGCCTTCGACACCTTCAGCTACCTCTCACCGCAACTCGCGCGAGCCGGGTTCTGTGTGTTCGCCCTGAACTTCGGACGCTCGGGTCTCATCGAGGGCGGCGGCGTCGGCGCGATTCTGCCCGGCCGCTACGGCGTCGGACCCATCGAGAAGTCCTCTGTCCAGGTCGCTGACTTCATCGACCGGGTACGCACGACGACCGGTGCGGACAAGGTCGACATCGTGGGCCACTCCCAAGGCGGCACCGTCGCGAACCACTACCTGAAATTCGAAGGCGGCGCGGACAAGGTCGACAAGCTGGTCACCTACGGTGCCACCCACCACGGCACCACACTGATGGGCATCGCGACGCTCGGTCGGGCGATCAACAACCTCGGCATCGACGTCCTCGGATTCGGTGAACCGATCATCGGAATTGCCAACATCCAGCAAACGGTCGGGTCCCCGTTCTACGCCACGCTCAACGCGAAGGGCGACACCGTTCCCGGCGTCGACTACACCGCGGTCGCATCACGCTGGGACGAGGTCACCAACCCCTATGACCTTGCGTTCCTCAAAGCGGGTGAGGGCGCGACGGTCCGTAACATCACGCTGCAAGAAGGGTGCGAACAGGACCTGTCCGATCACCTGACCCTGATGTACTCACCGCGCTCGGCCTCTATCGCTCTCAACGCCCTCGACCCCGTCAACCACCCGGCCCTGAACTGCTCGTTCAACCCGTGGTTGATCGGTGGCAGCGGAAAACTGTGA
- a CDS encoding PucR family transcriptional regulator has product MTAAHIEVDSPAQLAPATDRIAHKILETIPRRSRRGNVLRDEISAIVADCLALVSDTERTRTIPGGRIPRIRPAAARWASIGVPIETVQQHVHAGFRLHLDDLEARGAPFDEVHRLMDALSSVTATVSTIYMEVAPPSDDRGGYVAHTLLSGRYTTRATREHGAPLDERYTVLAVAADRSGRDAVSPREFREMLSARFGQPMPGLESRFGATILVPESFTIDKIRQMVGRTSLTVVGVTVDRDQVRCAAEEAHELLDVAIRLHHPPGMYEIEDLAIEYQLTRPGPGRDRLEVFLDPVAEFPDLIATLRVHINNGLSRRLTARETHIHMNTVDYRLRRIYELVGLNARNPKLIWILQAALIVRDYQSVDQPTSTAV; this is encoded by the coding sequence ATGACCGCCGCTCATATCGAGGTCGACTCGCCGGCGCAACTCGCGCCGGCGACCGACCGGATCGCACACAAGATCCTCGAAACCATCCCCCGTCGCAGCCGACGAGGAAACGTTTTGCGCGACGAGATCAGCGCCATCGTCGCCGACTGCCTGGCACTGGTCTCTGACACAGAACGCACACGGACAATTCCCGGCGGCCGGATCCCGCGTATTCGACCGGCCGCCGCACGCTGGGCGAGCATCGGTGTACCGATCGAAACAGTGCAGCAGCATGTGCACGCCGGGTTCCGCCTACACCTCGACGATCTCGAGGCCCGCGGTGCGCCTTTCGACGAAGTCCATCGATTGATGGACGCGTTGAGCTCGGTGACCGCGACGGTGTCGACGATCTATATGGAGGTCGCACCGCCTAGCGACGATCGCGGCGGGTACGTGGCCCACACGCTGCTCAGCGGCCGGTACACGACCAGAGCTACTCGTGAGCACGGTGCGCCACTCGATGAGCGCTACACCGTGCTCGCGGTGGCCGCCGATCGGTCCGGGCGCGATGCGGTATCACCGCGCGAGTTCCGAGAAATGCTGTCGGCACGATTCGGGCAGCCCATGCCGGGATTGGAATCCCGTTTCGGCGCAACGATTCTCGTGCCGGAGTCCTTCACCATCGACAAGATCCGCCAGATGGTCGGACGGACCTCACTCACCGTGGTGGGGGTGACCGTCGACCGAGACCAGGTTCGCTGCGCCGCTGAGGAGGCACACGAACTGCTGGATGTGGCGATACGCCTGCATCACCCGCCGGGCATGTACGAGATCGAAGACCTCGCTATCGAGTACCAACTGACTCGGCCGGGGCCGGGACGGGATCGCCTCGAAGTGTTCCTCGACCCGGTGGCCGAGTTCCCGGACTTGATCGCCACGCTGCGCGTCCATATCAACAACGGCCTCAGCCGCAGGCTCACCGCACGCGAAACCCATATCCACATGAACACCGTCGACTACCGGCTCCGACGGATCTACGAGCTCGTCGGACTCAATGCGCGCAATCCAAAGCTCATCTGGATTCTGCAAGCCGCACTGATCGTGCGCGACTACCAATCGGTCGACCAGCCCACCAGCACGGCCGTCTAG